Genomic segment of Chitinispirillales bacterium:
GCGTCTGCAAACGAAATATATTTTTGCGCCATAAATAATCTTCCGTCTTTCCGTCACTCAAACCTTATAGCCTCTGCAGGCAGCAAATTTGACGCTCGCCAAGCGGGATAAAACGCCGCAAACAAACAAATCAAATTCGCCGACACAAAAATAACGGCAATATCGCCGAAATTCATCAAAATCGGCACAAAATTTATTATATAAACGTCTTCAGGAAGCGAAATCAATCGATATTTTTGCTGAACAAAACAAATCGCGCACCCCAAGGCGGTACCCAAAATGGAACCTATAATCCCTATAAACCCGCCGCTTATTAAAAAAATCCGCATAACGCTCGCTCGTCCCGCCCCCATACTTCTCAAAATTCCGATTTCTTTGCGCTTTTCCATTATCATCATAACCAAAGTCGAAGTAATGTTAAACGCCGCTACCAAAACAATTATCATTATTATTAAGGAAACTATCAATTTTTCTAATCGCATCCACTGGAAAAGCGAATGATTTTGGCTTTCCCAGTCCGAATATTTATACGGATAACCGCCCAATTCTTCGACCAATTCGCCGGCAACAATTCCCGCACGGTGAATATTTTTGCTCCTGAACGAAATCATTTCGACGCCGTCAATCTCAAATAAACTTTGCCCGGATTCAAGCGAAATAAATATCAAATTTTGGTCGTATTCGTACATTCCCGTCGAAAATATTCCCGAAATCGTAAATCTCATCATAGCGGGAGTAGGGTCGCCGCCTTCTTCACCGTTTGCAAGCGTCATAAGCACCAATTCATGCCCGACGGAAATTGCGAATTTATTGCAAATCCCACTCCCCACGATTATTGCAGGATTTTCACGGTTTTTATTTGAATTTTTGGGTTTTAGCGAAAATTCG
This window contains:
- a CDS encoding ABC transporter permease, producing MKFETFIASRYLNFRRRGFISLITIISMLGVFLGTCVLTVALSIANGMENEVRDRITGTFANARIQKRNSASINNYEEIAQIVAAHPEVTAISPTIMGKGTVEFAGIQEGVMIMSVNDSLEKLTTDLYKRIIEGEFSLKPKNSNKNRENPAIIVGSGICNKFAISVGHELVLMTLANGEEGGDPTPAMMRFTISGIFSTGMYEYDQNLIFISLESGQSLFEIDGVEMISFRSKNIHRAGIVAGELVEELGGYPYKYSDWESQNHSLFQWMRLEKLIVSLIIMIIVLVAAFNITSTLVMMIMEKRKEIGILRSMGAGRASVMRIFLISGGFIGIIGSILGTALGCAICFVQQKYRLISLPEDVYIINFVPILMNFGDIAVIFVSANLICLFAAFYPAWRASNLLPAEAIRFE